In the Microplitis mediator isolate UGA2020A chromosome 5, iyMicMedi2.1, whole genome shotgun sequence genome, aaatttgttaaaacttttacttaatttctttttatctaTTACTCACTACCATTAAatctgataattatttttttttagattcagCATTTACAGAGACAAGAAGGCAATAATAGTCATGCAGTTCAACAGGGCGAAGTCTCCTCCTCGAATCCTAATATATTATCTAATGATCAAGTTGGACCCATTTTACTCGAGGTAAGTTTGCTAACAAACGCATCcaggtaataaataaatgatcctGTAGTTAatagacaatttaaaattttcggatttctttttcaacgaatcaataaaaaaaaaaaaaaaaaactaaaaaaatgcacatgtaggaaattaaaaaaactataggtgcaattttttaaaatttttttttttttacaattcatggttttgaaaaaatccaaaaattattagacgtcggctgactccagtatcatcaataaaaatttattttttttaaatcctactGATAGTCGACATGGGACAAAAATTAAGACAGTTTAAGagttaagttatttttaaataattaattaatttgaaaataaataaataaacagacccagtttttattttttacgtcaatttgGTTTCAAAATCTATTAACTTATCATATCACGATTTCTATTAGCCCCCATTAGTGACACTAATGATGAAACGATATCTCATAGCCAAAGTATTTAATGTGACGTTACATacttatgttattattataataatatcttaaaaaatatttttttttggatattgttataattactttagataaacagaaaaaaaaaatacgtggaACGACTTAGTAGACATTTAGTATACTTTCGTTCGTTGCAGCCAATGCAACATATTTTAATGTTTCACAGGCTTTGGACGGTTTTCTATTCGTCGTGAACACGGAGGGTCGCGTGGAATTTGTAACAGACAATATACAACAGTATATAAATTACACCAAGGAAGATGTGCTCGGGAaggatatttataatattattcatCACGGTGATCATCAAGCCTTTATGCCCAGCTTAATGCCCATGTCAATAGGTCAGAACTATTTCTTACTTCTTACTTTCTTTAATTACTCTTACGCAGTAACAAAATTTCTGGTAAAATCAATGTAATCTGTGTTAGAAAACGTCCATGCaatttttgtgttattttttaacacagactAGTTGtgaagttaaacaaaatttttgttcaaatttaaacaaaagtcGGGTAAGACAGGaagtaaattcaaaattttgtaaatgtcagtggcgacacaaaaaaaaattgttaacttttacaatttattttttgtaccataagaaaatttttcatgttggaatgaagataaaaattttattatcactagaaaaaatttcttggctacaggaaatttttatttttaattcataatgcgaaaatttcttgggacgagtaaaaattttttgcgtcaaaattttgatagtaaataaaagtgaaatttgttaatttaacacagaccgtttttaacacatatacaaaatattttttactgtgtacatattttctattttttttctctcgaagttataaataaattattgtatcgggtagaggtaccatttgtggccagtgctccatttttgaacatttaatactttattttaattaatgaaaaagtgtaaaataaaattaccatttgAATAGTGGGATAAAAAGTATCTTTGAAAACATCTTAGTAATTGATTATGTCATTGCGTCTTTTACCggcattttatttaaatttttcaaagtttaaaactGGCCAAAAATGGTACTGCTACCCCaggtcttatattttttattaatgaatttattttgttaattataggATGGACGAGCGAGCCTCAAGTACAGTCAAGAAACCGAACATTTAACTGTCGTTTTTTAGTTAAGCCACCAGATGATCAAGAAGAATCTATTGAAGAAAAACAGCAACGTATATCTAAATATGAATCGATGCAAATATGCTCTGCTATACTTCCAAATACAAATGATCATTTAGATAATAATGATGTTACATCAGAATCATCTGATATCGGTCCATGCGTAATGTGCGTTGCACGTAGAATTTCATACGTCGAAAAACCCTCAAACGCTGCTTCAATACAGCAGTTTACACTTAAATTGGATACTACTGGACGTATTATTAATGTTGATACCAGTTGGCTTTCATCCTCTTATACTCAGTACATAAAAaaggtatttttattttaattactatttttaaaatacatattcTACCTTTAGAGTAGTTCGTAGGTCATGATTTTAATGTCGCGAAAATATCttatgacatttaaaaattactgacagTAAAGACTATTGATGTtattactttatatattttttacctcAATCTGAACATTACGTTCAGTGTAAGCACTTCTATTACGGTGGTAATTTAATACAACGTTTgacagtaaatatttttactttgtgattacgtgataaatttttacttaagtTGTTTACGTCCATAGTATAactctaattaattaacaggaAATAAGGACACTTATATAtgtgcaattatttttttatttttgccaacgtttttaaaaaaaattatcactaaAAATACACAATTTGTTGACAAGtctgtaaattttaatatttggtaactacaagttttataaatttttatgacgtttaaaataattttttaaaacaattgtaGAGCAGGAAGTCACAAAGTGACGAAAcagcaaaaaatacaaatagtatattacacgcCTAGGGTGGAAAGTAAGGCATTACAAGCCGcgtgtaaaatttttcgagtCAGCAACAATTTTTAGTTCCACCATGATATCTCCCCACGACAAAATCTCTCCAAGACAAAATCTGTTGAACACGATCTCTATAATCGAGATCTTATGATAatctatgtaattataatgatttcTACACTTACGACTGGAATcgtattcaagtttttttcacattttatgtgtatatcataaataaatataatgtgtTACACATACATGTATGAAATCATGGGAAATCCCCAGCCCAAATTTGACATCATCGTCAATTGCAAGAACTGGACATAAAATCACTGaacgtcaaatttttgaagtgaTAGTATGGCCATCAGAGATTGGactgatgaaaataattttagaaattttatcctGGAGAGATTTAGCCAAGGAGATTTTGTCGGGGAGATAAAGTCGTGTTACccaatttttcaccagatctgtacctgaaagtttaaatttttgcctctgtTGTAGGAAgaatttctcataaaaaaaaaaatcgactttctTCCCTTTAAACAGGAtaagaatttaaactttcagtgcaggtatggaaaaataattgcaCATATAAGTGTCCTTATTTCcgttaattatttcattgacctccgtaaaaatttatttgaaaaattattgttgtcatttgaataattaaattgcaGGAGGAGCTCATTGGAACTAACGTACAAGATTTGTGTCACCCGAACGATCTTAGCAAATTTACTGTACATTTAAAGGACACACTTCAACGTGGTGAAGGTGAAACTTCTATGTACCAGCTGCGTGTCGGCCCGGAAACGTTCGTAAACGTTCAAacaaaatcgaaaatatttggaGCAAACCCTTCGAATATAAACGAAACTGATTTCATTATGTCTACTTATTCTATTATTGGGTAAGTgacaaaatacttatttttataatctcaACTCTTTCCCCATAATCCTGAGCCTGTTTTTCAAAAACCATccaatcattttattattttaattaacataaaaactAACCATTACCCTAATACTCAAGAAATGGGACAAAAATTACATACGTTATTAATACTGCTTACATTCATTTAAAATCGTACGCATTTCCTCATTTTGAATCCCCGTAGCAATTATATGCACTgtcttgtttatttatttttttttcggtgttGGAGATCTGGCCACTcttaagtataattaaataataaacaatttcactcagggattatttatttatttgttattttttttttaattatacatataaacaataacacattcacgtttttaaaaattaaattaatcattaatcgTTCCTATGTTTAATTAATCCCATTCATATCATGCTTAAACTTTGAGTTTTATCGGcaatcacaaataataatgagaTCCTCACAATTAACCcagatttaataaattaatttaagtcaCTATTAAGttgtgaatatttaaaaaaaatagaattttaaactttgaGATTTTACCGTAGCAATAGTTAgtgttgttttattttaaaaagttaaatctcatatttatatattttatgttgtCCACGATAGAGACAATGACTTAACGCCTAACGAGGGTGGTCAGCTTTCCAATAGCAAAGTGTGCTCAGGACACTCTAGTAATCATTGTGcaaataatagtagtaataataacggtaataataacaataatgtgGGTGGTCCATTAATGTCCGTGGCTCATGTGAACGGTCAAGTGAGTGGTATGAGCGCTCGTACGACAAATAATCAAAGTGTTCCCTTTGGTACAACGAcgacaacaacagcaacaacaactaCGACAACAACAAGTGATTCTTGTAATCCACTCGGGCCTGCAACAACAAACAATccatttaatcatttttcaaatgtGGATTTggaacttgaattttttccaaattccTCATGGGAATTGGATAGCAGCAGTGGTTGTGCTGATAATATTAGGCCCGAGTCAAGAAATACTGGCCCGTCAAACTCACGACCACCTTCCCAGCCAGCCCCATCATCAAGTCCTCAAGCAGCGTTCACCTCAAACTCCACGGTGACGTCGCACTGCAGTCCTTTAAGAGCTTACAGCCCAACAACAATGATTGCCGTACACTCCTTCAGTAATTCCTTTCCCTTCAGTCCTCTTCAGGATTCTCCAACGTCTTTGCTCAGCGTACCAGGTGTCACTGCTAACGGCGGCAATTCCAGTGCCAGCGCCAGTACTAGCGCAGGTCCTGTTTCCGGAACATCAATCGGCAAAGATGTCAGAGGATGTTCAACGCCAAGTAGTCATGGTATTGAATCTATCGGATCAACAGCAACTACATCGTCTATCGGCGGTGCGTCAACGTCGTCAACACTGTCACCAACAGGATCAACGACAATTACCTCAATGACGTCTGTGACTGGTACCTCACCTGGTTCATCGGCGTCGACGACTATCATGTCGTCTCTAACGGGCACGATGAGTGTTACTCAATCAATCCCATCAACTACGACAGCCAGCAGTTCAAATGCTGCTACACCTGTGTCAATGTCTGCTTCAAATATTGGCGTAAATACACCGAGTAATTTAATGACATCCGCCGAGTCTCAAAGTAGTTTAAGTTCATCTGGTGACTCCGGTAGACTTAGGAATTTATTAACCAGAAATCATGTTAGCAATGATGATACTCAGGACAGCAGCAACAATGACTCGGAAAACCAAAATGATCATAggatattgaaaatattattaaatcaaCAAGATGAGGATGATTATCATTCGGAGCACAGTGCTAAGGTGAGATCAAACACTGGGATTGCACCGAAACCCGCTGCTGAGCATTCAAAATCACTTGGAAACAATATGCTGCTGCaggtaattttatatttcaattctattttatactaaaattaatatgagtaATGATACAGACTCATAGTGTCGTGTTTTATGACTCAAGTTATTTGCTGacgtttattttataatgcgCGGTAAAAGCGCTTCCGTCAGTTACACATACACGTGCAACTCGACGTTAATTAAATCTATTGTCATATTACACGGTcgcacaattaaatttaaccaaCAGTTTAACtacgaaatattttatttaaatattgcgacgaattttattaatatttttttttttttttttccatttactTGAAGCTgctgaatgaaaaaaatgatgaagatGACGAAACACGAGCAGGTTCGAAGAAACAAAATGAACTTCTTCAGCAACTACTGAAGGAATCAGATGACGAACGAAAAATGCAGCAAGAGCAGaaggtaaaaaatatatttatgattaataaattaaataattaattaaaatatttatttgttaattatttacaattgggtttttttaaattatttaatagagtCGTGATGATGATTCATTGCTGAGAAGTCTTGGGTTCAAATCATCCGCTCCATCGTCATCTCAATCAAATGACCACGGCCACGGTAGTGCATCGCAAGCTGGTGGCCTAAAGAGGCCTTGTGAAGACGGGGATTTACATATGTCTGCTAAAAGATCAATGGATAATTCCCATCAAGTATCTTCATCGGGCAGCAGTCGCGCTACGAATCACGCGACAAGTAAGCTATGGGAGAAAAACAAAATGTTGGCGTCTCTCCTGGCAAAAGAGCCTTCTCAGCCAACTACTATCCCACCAATCCCTGCATCTGTGATATCGGCAACTCCACAGGTACAAcactaatttataaatatatatacatacacatatatattagactgagcCAAATAAAATGAGAtttctgatttaaaaaatatgggagaaatttttttttgattgaaattttataactcgttAACGGATCAACAAATTGAAACGACCATAACATATTTTTGTggagaattaaatgctctacaaaaaaggtctcttataattttttgataaatataaccattctaaagttatttaagcttgtattcaaatttatgatgaatttcttttctttttttatttttccagcaaaactatcagtctCTTCGCAAAATGTCATAGAGCCTCTCTTctagatcattttttttttgcaattaaaatatgtaatttcaaattttttaatctcacAATTCGAAAGTTACAGGTTTTacaaattaatcatttaagaaaaaaactgaaatttaaaaaaaaaagtaatttttgaagggttagttttttcaaaaaaatataagagaccttttttgtagagcattcgattctctacaaaaagaTGTTATGGTCGTTTCAATTTATTGATCCATTaacgagttataaaatttcaaagttaaaaaagaattttcccGCGTTTTGTAATTGAGTTCGAGGGCTCAATTTGgtacccaatttttttttatagattcagTAATTTTCCTATGGgacagaaaaaattattgatttcatttgacagtctaatatatatatacacatatatacataattgtCGTAAGACTATAACAAAGAGCTCTTTGTGTTACATGAATCTTTATATATGCGCATGAGtactattttttgttttttgatgcGTAGGATAAATTGCCACGCGTTGCCGACCGATTAaagcaacaacagcagcaacagccATGGACGGGAAGTGGAATGCAATCTGTTGGAAGTACTGCAACCACTACTGTTGCTACCTCGGCTCGTACACCCCTTCAAAATCAATCGAGACATCTACCTCGCCAACCAACCAATATCTACCTCAATCAAATGCTAAGTCAcgttagtaattaattttcttagattacctctaattattattattttatttttacttatatcATATTCTCATATAAAATTAGACCggatatatattaatttactgGTTTAAACATTACTTGGAACTGGCGACGTGTAATTCtacattactttttttttccactatttatcatttattgtatcacttttattattatcattgaaatctctttgtatacaaaaattatttggtgtTACTATCCGATTACCATCAcagacttttatttaaaatatacaaagAGAAATAATTGCTCAGTCAATGAGTCATagtgattttattatattttaatttgtttattgttaataaatttttcaactgtcatttcgtattaaaatttgaaatcattACACCCTTTGCggaaaatcagtgaaattattttaatttcacagTGTTAGCATCCAGTGTccgatcatatatatatttgtatgtctataattactaaattttactgaatatatatttacaaatacgtggagtgatcgggtattagttctctgatcgggtactagttccctggtcgggtactagttccctggtCGGTTATTAGTTTCCTGATCAGGCATTAGCTCCTTAATCAGGTACAAGTTCCTTGATCAGGTACTTGTTCTCTAatcaggtactagttccctgatcgggtattaGTTCCCTAATCAGGTACTAGATATTTTATCTTagtattgttaattttaaattgagttaattaaaatttataaattgtgtAGGTTTTACTTGAAATAATAACTTACTACACTTGatatcaaatgaaaaaaaatataataactgTCCTGATAGTCACACTTTCTCATCAAAAACTTGCTCAGTGTTTTTAGCCAAGTTAACATCAAATTCTGTTCCAAGTTTTGATTGTAATACTAATACAATATAAACTACAGGTGGACGGTAATCTACAGCCGCAATAGTAATGCGTAAACTCAGAAAATTGCGTTCAAGTTGCGGAAAGACTTGAGGATCAAAAGTTGATTTAAATCTGATCAAAATTGACTCCAAGttaccgtaaaaaaattatttgtaccATAAAGTTCTTTCAGTCAACTTGACTGTTATTTCGGTTGTAGATTTCCGTCATCGAAAGAAAAATGGCTGTCAGGtggtaaatagaaaaatgtgGCAATTAACATAAAATCATTTTACCGACAGAACAGGCGGTcaggaaaaaagtttaattatttcgaGACTAGTatcagttatttattattttaaaagtattctttgataaacttttttgtcgtaatttttaatttaagattaAGTGTCAATTAACTTGTTGACTTATGGCAATATCAATCTgagtagtttttaaattatacaggGTGATTCAGAATTACCTTCACAgcggaaaaatttgaatagaggAGACGATTCTGAGCATAAAGTTCCttagccatttttcaaaattctcaatagtttttgagttatttaaaatctaaattgacCAATCAAAGACATgctttgagatttaaaaaaaaataaaaagaataataaaaaagtttggcAACGCCGCAACAGTAAACTTCAAGTTatacactatttatttaatttaaaaagttcgatttgtcacaaaagagaaacaaaacacacaattacaacataaaatatattcgtatattttgttttatcttttctctttttatagaaagaattattaatggaaaataatgcttttattaaaaataaagcttttggaaattcgacaaaacaaaaattacagatttttaattatatgatgagcaacccagattaaaaaaagaaatttgaaaactaattGAATTATGTTTTACCAGAATAGAAGCAATTTCAAATagacaaatatatagatacacattattttaaaatcttttattcCGCTTGCTCTGTCTCGCTCAAGACTTTGCTAAGCGCTCATTGTACGTCATACAAAACATATTTGTAAAGATCTCGCGGATTGTCTTGTTAAACATCATCCAAGTGATCTTTCTCGGCGATTAGCTATCTGACTATCTCGCTAACgatcttgctggtgatctt is a window encoding:
- the LOC130668994 gene encoding nuclear receptor coactivator 2 isoform X2, whose product is MNATTGGITKKRKKSDAKPQSQINKCLNEKRRRFQENEFIEELAVLISSTDMSSGKTDKCQILQRTVDQIQHLQRQEGNNSHAVQQGEVSSSNPNILSNDQVGPILLEALDGFLFVVNTEGRVEFVTDNIQQYINYTKEDVLGKDIYNIIHHGDHQAFMPSLMPMSIGWTSEPQVQSRNRTFNCRFLVKPPDDQEESIEEKQQRISKYESMQICSAILPNTNDHLDNNDVTSESSDIGPCVMCVARRISYVEKPSNAASIQQFTLKLDTTGRIINVDTSWLSSSYTQYIKKEELIGTNVQDLCHPNDLSKFTVHLKDTLQRGEGETSMYQLRVGPETFVNVQTKSKIFGANPSNINETDFIMSTYSIIGDNDLTPNEGGQLSNSKVCSGHSSNHCANNSSNNNGNNNNNVGGPLMSVAHVNGQVSGMSARTTNNQSVPFGTTTTTTATTTTTTTSDSCNPLGPATTNNPFNHFSNVDLELEFFPNSSWELDSSSGCADNIRPESRNTGPSNSRPPSQPAPSSSPQAAFTSNSTVTSHCSPLRAYSPTTMIAVHSFSNSFPFSPLQDSPTSLLSVPGVTANGGNSSASASTSAGPVSGTSIGKDVRGCSTPSSHGIESIGSTATTSSIGGASTSSTLSPTGSTTITSMTSVTGTSPGSSASTTIMSSLTGTMSVTQSIPSTTTASSSNAATPVSMSASNIGVNTPSNLMTSAESQSSLSSSGDSGRLRNLLTRNHVSNDDTQDSSNNDSENQNDHRILKILLNQQDEDDYHSEHSAKVRSNTGIAPKPAAEHSKSLGNNMLLQLLNEKNDEDDETRAGSKKQNELLQQLLKESDDERKMQQEQKSRDDDSLLRSLGFKSSAPSSSQSNDHGHGSASQAGGLKRPCEDGDLHMSAKRSMDNSHQVSSSGSSRATNHATSKLWEKNKMLASLLAKEPSQPTTIPPIPASVISATPQDKLPRVADRLKQQQQQQPWTGSGMQSVGSTATTTVATSARTPLQNQSRHLPRQPTNIYLNQMLSHERPQMSPMDSEFTGGGGGGGSSGGGGDFRTPVSESNTWDNQSSDPALSELLDQVIEFVPDEAIVDPTTAANLLAPVEQPPNNPMNEKMAINAIQESLMLCESAVNPTSSTITMPSTPPAYSSALGSGTSVTTAHNYQPPPMYQQQQQTRARFTGQAGVRQPATQFTPQQQQQQQLQLQHRHKLIQQHQHQQRQEQQRHEQQLKNRLLQQQQQQQVVIPSNATAPDQIPGIQNIDNLLNNAVAPNVSLQRTGVSDSQMSPGYGGSVQLSNTHRISHSYSHQSTINQHAVNNNFNSGQPISAASRLSPHSPATMMTFSHHQSLSPRISQGNYGNNQRMFNVNSVRPQQQQQQQQPNATQQQLQQQRSMPSPGTAVPARQSPFPAEAFPPPASPTASQFPPVPNPGNTNPTAQYRLQRASSTPTTTTQLPGGVVSPRHYGSVNKDQQSLMSPGHQRAGCPPPPTLTHNHQHSMTNNQQQHYTNQQQQQQQQQQQQQQQQQQQHNAMLYRNTGNSIVNNPDVQNNQFCYDQGTVPGYPTRPEDTRSMSSSNPAGHQMGGNTAGLGSTRSEFVRQELRAVVGARTQQRVPNNIQSNVIEHSNVMEHAHNNVIGQVSQDDLDVLGLSAYETSTCGEAVVNDGPAKNWATGNTGNTPFSSRTTIEEVRVDPKSSLLQKLLSE
- the LOC130668994 gene encoding nuclear receptor coactivator 2 isoform X3, which produces MKNSMFTEEKFYCQFYLLPNIGELQNPLGFKMNATTGGITKKRKKSDAKPQSQINKCLNEKRRRFQENEFIEELAVLISSTDMSSGKTDKCQILQRTVDQIQHLQRQEGNNSHAVQQGEVSSSNPNILSNDQVGPILLEALDGFLFVVNTEGRVEFVTDNIQQYINYTKEDVLGKDIYNIIHHGDHQAFMPSLMPMSIGWTSEPQVQSRNRTFNCRFLVKPPDDQEESIEEKQQRISKYESMQICSAILPNTNDHLDNNDVTSESSDIGPCVMCVARRISYVEKPSNAASIQQFTLKLDTTGRIINVDTSWLSSSYTQYIKKEELIGTNVQDLCHPNDLSKFTVHLKDTLQRGEGETSMYQLRVGPETFVNVQTKSKIFGANPSNINETDFIMSTYSIIGDNDLTPNEGGQLSNSKVCSGHSSNHCANNSSNNNGNNNNNVGGPLMSVAHVNGQVSGMSARTTNNQSVPFGTTTTTTATTTTTTTSDSCNPLGPATTNNPFNHFSNVDLELEFFPNSSWELDSSSGCADNIRPESRNTGPSNSRPPSQPAPSSSPQAAFTSNSTVTSHCSPLRAYSPTTMIAVHSFSNSFPFSPLQDSPTSLLSVPGVTANGGNSSASASTSAGPVSGTSIGKDVRGCSTPSSHGIESIGSTATTSSIGGASTSSTLSPTGSTTITSMTSVTGTSPGSSASTTIMSSLTGTMSVTQSIPSTTTASSSNAATPVSMSASNIGVNTPSNLMTSAESQSSLSSSGDSGRLRNLLTRNHVSNDDTQDSSNNDSENQNDHRILKILLNQQDEDDYHSEHSAKVRSNTGIAPKPAAEHSKSLGNNMLLQLLNEKNDEDDETRAGSKKQNELLQQLLKESDDERKMQQEQKSRDDDSLLRSLGFKSSAPSSSQSNDHGHGSASQAGGLKRPCEDGDLHMSAKRSMDNSHQVSSSGSSRATNHATSKLWEKNKMLASLLAKEPSQPTTIPPIPASVISATPQDKLPRVADRLKQQQQQQPWTGSGMQSVGSTATTTVATSARTPLQNQSRHLPRQPTNIYLNQMLSHERPQMSPMDSEFTGGGGGGGSSGGGGDFRTPVSESNTWDNQSSDPALSELLDQVIEFVPDEAIVDPTTAANLLAPVEQPPNNPMNEKMAINAIQESLMLCESAVNPTSSTITMPSTPPAYSSALGSGTSVTTAHNYQPPPMYQQQQQTRARFTGQAGVRQPATQFTPQQQQQQQLQLQHRHKLIQQHQHQQRQEQQRHEQQLKNRLLQQQQQQQVVIPSNATAPDQIPGIQNIDNLLNNAVAPNVSLQRTGVSDSQMSPGYGGSVQLSNTHRISHSYSHQSTINQHAVNNNFNSGQPISAASRLSPHSPATMMTFSHHQSLSPRISQGNYGNNQRMFNVNSVRPQQQQQQQQPNATQQQLQQQRSMPSPGTAVPARQSPFPAEAFPPPASPTASQFPPVPNPGNTNPTAQYRLQRASSTPTTTTQLPGGVVSPRHYGSVNKDQQSLMSPGHQRAGCPPPPTLTHNHQHSMTNNQQQHYTNQQQQQQQQQQQQQQQQQQQHNAMLYRNTGNSIVNNPDVQNNQFCYDQGTVPGYPTRPEDTRSMSSSNPAGHQMGGNTAGLGSTRSEFVRQELRAVVGARTQQRVPNNIQSNVIEHSNVMEHAHNNVIGQVSQDDLDVLGLSAYETSTCDYY
- the LOC130668994 gene encoding nuclear receptor coactivator 2 isoform X1 — its product is MKNSMFTEEKFYCQFYLLPNIGELQNPLGFKMNATTGGITKKRKKSDAKPQSQINKCLNEKRRRFQENEFIEELAVLISSTDMSSGKTDKCQILQRTVDQIQHLQRQEGNNSHAVQQGEVSSSNPNILSNDQVGPILLEALDGFLFVVNTEGRVEFVTDNIQQYINYTKEDVLGKDIYNIIHHGDHQAFMPSLMPMSIGWTSEPQVQSRNRTFNCRFLVKPPDDQEESIEEKQQRISKYESMQICSAILPNTNDHLDNNDVTSESSDIGPCVMCVARRISYVEKPSNAASIQQFTLKLDTTGRIINVDTSWLSSSYTQYIKKEELIGTNVQDLCHPNDLSKFTVHLKDTLQRGEGETSMYQLRVGPETFVNVQTKSKIFGANPSNINETDFIMSTYSIIGDNDLTPNEGGQLSNSKVCSGHSSNHCANNSSNNNGNNNNNVGGPLMSVAHVNGQVSGMSARTTNNQSVPFGTTTTTTATTTTTTTSDSCNPLGPATTNNPFNHFSNVDLELEFFPNSSWELDSSSGCADNIRPESRNTGPSNSRPPSQPAPSSSPQAAFTSNSTVTSHCSPLRAYSPTTMIAVHSFSNSFPFSPLQDSPTSLLSVPGVTANGGNSSASASTSAGPVSGTSIGKDVRGCSTPSSHGIESIGSTATTSSIGGASTSSTLSPTGSTTITSMTSVTGTSPGSSASTTIMSSLTGTMSVTQSIPSTTTASSSNAATPVSMSASNIGVNTPSNLMTSAESQSSLSSSGDSGRLRNLLTRNHVSNDDTQDSSNNDSENQNDHRILKILLNQQDEDDYHSEHSAKVRSNTGIAPKPAAEHSKSLGNNMLLQLLNEKNDEDDETRAGSKKQNELLQQLLKESDDERKMQQEQKSRDDDSLLRSLGFKSSAPSSSQSNDHGHGSASQAGGLKRPCEDGDLHMSAKRSMDNSHQVSSSGSSRATNHATSKLWEKNKMLASLLAKEPSQPTTIPPIPASVISATPQDKLPRVADRLKQQQQQQPWTGSGMQSVGSTATTTVATSARTPLQNQSRHLPRQPTNIYLNQMLSHERPQMSPMDSEFTGGGGGGGSSGGGGDFRTPVSESNTWDNQSSDPALSELLDQVIEFVPDEAIVDPTTAANLLAPVEQPPNNPMNEKMAINAIQESLMLCESAVNPTSSTITMPSTPPAYSSALGSGTSVTTAHNYQPPPMYQQQQQTRARFTGQAGVRQPATQFTPQQQQQQQLQLQHRHKLIQQHQHQQRQEQQRHEQQLKNRLLQQQQQQQVVIPSNATAPDQIPGIQNIDNLLNNAVAPNVSLQRTGVSDSQMSPGYGGSVQLSNTHRISHSYSHQSTINQHAVNNNFNSGQPISAASRLSPHSPATMMTFSHHQSLSPRISQGNYGNNQRMFNVNSVRPQQQQQQQQPNATQQQLQQQRSMPSPGTAVPARQSPFPAEAFPPPASPTASQFPPVPNPGNTNPTAQYRLQRASSTPTTTTQLPGGVVSPRHYGSVNKDQQSLMSPGHQRAGCPPPPTLTHNHQHSMTNNQQQHYTNQQQQQQQQQQQQQQQQQQQHNAMLYRNTGNSIVNNPDVQNNQFCYDQGTVPGYPTRPEDTRSMSSSNPAGHQMGGNTAGLGSTRSEFVRQELRAVVGARTQQRVPNNIQSNVIEHSNVMEHAHNNVIGQVSQDDLDVLGLSAYETSTCGEAVVNDGPAKNWATGNTGNTPFSSRTTIEEVRVDPKSSLLQKLLSE